The Pseudophaeobacter arcticus DSM 23566 genome includes a region encoding these proteins:
- a CDS encoding phage portal protein: DLMKVTRRSAEDGKPILPMPAGHDLVRLGDDPEKMQLTPVQIFAVGQVARIYQLPPVFLQELSKGNYNNIEHQDLHLVKHTLRRWVEKFEQELTLKIFGRGSRRYVKLDLDGIMRGDFKTRIEAIVKAVQNALLTPNEGREMMNKPPLAGGNTLFIQGATVPLEMAGTAFNKNAPPADDGDGHSVDGDSDRPAEEPDETTETTETK, translated from the coding sequence GATCTGATGAAGGTGACGCGCCGGTCGGCGGAGGATGGCAAGCCGATCCTGCCGATGCCAGCGGGGCATGATCTGGTGCGGCTGGGGGATGACCCAGAAAAAATGCAGCTGACGCCGGTGCAGATCTTTGCGGTGGGGCAGGTGGCGCGGATTTATCAGTTGCCGCCGGTGTTTTTGCAGGAGCTGAGCAAGGGCAATTACAACAATATCGAGCATCAGGATTTGCACCTGGTCAAACATACCCTGCGGCGCTGGGTTGAGAAGTTTGAGCAGGAGCTGACGCTGAAGATCTTTGGGCGCGGCTCCAGGCGCTATGTGAAGCTGGATCTGGACGGCATCATGCGGGGCGATTTTAAGACCCGGATCGAGGCGATTGTGAAGGCGGTGCAGAACGCGCTTTTGACCCCAAATGAGGGGCGGGAAATGATGAACAAACCGCCACTGGCGGGGGGCAATACCCTGTTTATTCAGGGTGCCACGGTGCCGCTGGAGATGGCGGGCACGGCCTTCAACAAGAATGCGCCCCCGGCGGATGATGGCGACGGCCATAGCGTGGATGGTGACAGCGACAGGCCTGCCGAAGAGCCAGACGAGACCACAGAGACAACCGAAACCAAATAA
- a CDS encoding HK97 family phage prohead protease, with protein sequence MSELQREVRYCALAPVELREAAGDQINVTGYAAVFGEAAEIGPLDSWGWSEVVERGAFSAALQRGDDVTFLINHRDLPLARTTSGTLTLTEDERGLRVDTALDASDPDVMRILPKMRRGDLSKMSFAFEAEKESWDETGAHAVRSIQSVRLFDVSIVTDPAYEGTAIGLRSKQLALGGSGDLHRRQMQMRMRLASGS encoded by the coding sequence ATGAGCGAGCTGCAACGTGAGGTGCGCTATTGCGCCCTCGCGCCCGTTGAGCTGCGTGAGGCTGCGGGCGACCAGATCAATGTGACCGGCTATGCCGCTGTCTTTGGCGAGGCGGCGGAGATTGGCCCGCTGGACAGCTGGGGCTGGTCGGAGGTGGTGGAACGCGGTGCCTTCAGCGCGGCACTACAGCGCGGTGATGACGTGACATTCCTGATCAATCACCGGGATCTGCCGCTGGCGCGCACCACATCCGGCACGCTGACGCTGACGGAAGATGAGCGGGGTTTGCGGGTGGATACGGCGCTGGATGCCAGTGACCCGGATGTGATGCGGATCCTGCCCAAGATGCGGCGCGGCGATTTGTCAAAAATGAGCTTTGCCTTTGAGGCCGAGAAAGAGAGCTGGGATGAAACCGGCGCTCACGCGGTGCGCAGCATTCAGTCGGTGCGCCTGTTTGATGTCTCGATCGTCACGGACCCGGCCTATGAGGGCACTGCAATCGGCCTGCGCTCAAAACAGTTGGCACTTGGCGGCAGCGGCGATCTGCACCGCCGCCAGATGCAGATGCGGATGCGACTGGCCAGCGGCAGCTGA
- a CDS encoding phage major capsid protein codes for MSKIKELRERAKTIETEARSILDSVTDKTPKAEAEAAHQKFDTMMDERDSVVAQADREERAYKAAQQEERRREDQEREAREAQRPGQEERQHNPAQAVGDEYREAFRQYLANGADMSELDREAREALRAGAQEIRAQNTGTGAQGGFLVPTTLANTINIAAAAHGPMMDGTIATEINLANGAPFDMPMVDDTDAEMDPHAEGEEGVDDDSGDIVIGKTQLLAHVMKTPWIKWSFELAQDSSFGFEALLGQLIGERIGRTGNRWLTVGSGTNEPLGFVTGAPVGHAAGSAAALTFDDIIDLEHSVDPAYRTGPKVRFQMHDGTVKALRKIKDANGRYLWSDGDVTKGVTPSLNGKPVSFNQAMAKIGASAKPIAFGDYSQYYVRKVGNPLIGVAREKFFPNLGIMGVHRIDGAPGQTKAIKTLQMAA; via the coding sequence ATGAGCAAGATCAAGGAACTGCGCGAACGCGCCAAGACAATCGAAACCGAAGCACGCTCTATCTTGGACAGCGTGACGGACAAAACGCCCAAGGCGGAGGCTGAGGCGGCGCATCAGAAATTTGACACCATGATGGATGAGCGCGACAGCGTGGTGGCGCAGGCCGATCGCGAAGAGCGCGCCTATAAGGCGGCGCAGCAGGAAGAGCGGCGCCGCGAGGACCAGGAGCGCGAAGCGCGTGAAGCGCAGCGCCCCGGTCAGGAAGAGCGCCAGCACAACCCGGCGCAGGCGGTTGGCGATGAATACCGCGAGGCCTTCCGCCAGTATCTTGCCAATGGGGCGGATATGTCTGAACTGGACCGCGAAGCGCGCGAGGCCCTGCGGGCGGGGGCGCAGGAGATCCGGGCGCAGAATACTGGCACCGGCGCGCAGGGGGGATTTTTGGTGCCCACCACGCTGGCCAATACCATCAATATCGCCGCTGCCGCCCATGGCCCGATGATGGATGGGACGATTGCCACCGAGATCAATCTGGCCAATGGCGCGCCCTTTGATATGCCGATGGTGGACGATACCGACGCCGAAATGGACCCGCACGCGGAGGGCGAAGAGGGGGTGGATGATGACAGCGGCGACATCGTCATCGGCAAGACGCAGCTGCTGGCCCATGTGATGAAAACGCCCTGGATTAAATGGTCCTTTGAGCTGGCACAGGATTCCAGCTTTGGCTTTGAGGCGCTGCTGGGTCAGCTGATCGGGGAGCGCATCGGGCGCACCGGCAACAGGTGGCTGACGGTGGGCAGTGGCACCAATGAACCACTTGGGTTTGTGACTGGCGCGCCGGTTGGCCATGCGGCGGGATCGGCGGCGGCGCTGACCTTTGATGACATCATTGATCTGGAGCATTCGGTGGATCCGGCCTATCGCACCGGTCCCAAGGTGCGGTTCCAGATGCATGATGGGACGGTCAAGGCGCTGCGCAAGATCAAGGATGCCAATGGCCGCTATCTCTGGTCGGATGGCGACGTGACCAAAGGGGTGACGCCGTCGTTGAATGGCAAGCCGGTGTCGTTCAACCAGGCGATGGCGAAGATTGGCGCTTCGGCCAAGCCGATCGCCTTCGGGGACTACTCGCAATATTATGTGCGCAAGGTGGGCAATCCGCTGATTGGTGTGGCGCGCGAGAAGTTCTTTCCGAACCTTGGGATTATGGGGGTGCATCGCATTGACGGCGCGCCGGGGCAGACCAAGGCCATCAAGACGCTGCAGATGGCGGCCTGA
- a CDS encoding head-tail connector protein, which produces LLPVREILQAEIRDANGAWIAVEGVTLEDLEGGRSAVFAPSWGAPGRHRWPLRIDYVAGFGAEPGAVPLPICHAILLFAAHLYKAREPVSFEGTPVEVPLSIARLVAPFKSWWM; this is translated from the coding sequence CGCTGCTGCCGGTGCGCGAGATCCTCCAGGCCGAGATCCGCGATGCCAATGGGGCCTGGATTGCGGTTGAGGGCGTGACGTTAGAGGATCTGGAGGGCGGGCGCAGCGCGGTGTTTGCGCCGTCTTGGGGGGCGCCGGGGCGTCACCGCTGGCCCTTGCGGATTGACTATGTGGCGGGCTTTGGCGCGGAGCCGGGCGCGGTGCCCTTGCCGATCTGCCATGCCATCCTGTTGTTTGCGGCGCATCTTTATAAGGCGCGCGAACCTGTGAGCTTTGAGGGCACGCCGGTGGAGGTGCCGCTGTCGATCGCGCGGCTGGTGGCGCCGTTCAAAAGCTGGTGGATGTGA
- a CDS encoding phage head closure protein, whose product MRIAARDRRIIILQATFEKNEAREVVATGWEAYARPWAAFTPVSDGERLRAAAVEQKSDARFVVSWSARLAAITSAFRLRFDGDDWRITGIKELGFRNKLEITAWRLKKSGG is encoded by the coding sequence ATGCGGATTGCTGCGCGCGATCGGCGGATCATCATCCTGCAGGCCACCTTTGAGAAGAATGAGGCCAGGGAGGTGGTGGCAACGGGCTGGGAGGCATACGCGCGCCCCTGGGCGGCGTTTACCCCGGTGTCTGATGGCGAGCGGCTGCGGGCCGCTGCGGTGGAGCAGAAATCAGATGCCCGGTTTGTCGTGTCCTGGTCGGCGCGGCTTGCCGCCATCACCAGCGCCTTTCGTTTGCGCTTTGACGGGGATGACTGGCGGATCACCGGCATCAAGGAATTGGGCTTTCGTAATAAGCTGGAGATCACCGCCTGGCGTCTCAAGAAATCTGGGGGCTGA
- a CDS encoding phage tail protein: MAENVIPGDLCDVQWSEDGVAWEVIKGCKTVGIPEESPEYRDRTSLDSPGRNKEYGVGLTDTGELTLSCFYSADLYEKALARKGKVIFFKVDLPAVDGEQLTGDAFDYKAFVNPSIPSVDVDGDLMTDLKLRPTGVVGWTKGNPVV, from the coding sequence ATGGCAGAAAATGTCATTCCGGGCGATCTGTGCGATGTGCAGTGGTCCGAAGACGGGGTTGCCTGGGAGGTAATCAAGGGGTGCAAAACAGTTGGCATCCCCGAGGAAAGCCCGGAATACCGGGACCGCACCTCGCTGGACAGCCCTGGGCGCAACAAGGAATACGGCGTTGGCCTGACCGATACGGGCGAGCTGACGCTGAGCTGTTTTTACTCGGCAGACCTCTATGAGAAGGCGCTGGCGCGCAAAGGCAAGGTGATCTTCTTCAAGGTGGATCTGCCCGCTGTGGACGGCGAACAGCTCACCGGGGATGCCTTTGATTACAAGGCCTTTGTGAACCCCTCTATTCCGTCGGTGGACGTGGATGGCGATTTGATGACCGATCTCAAACTGCGCCCGACGGGTGTGGTTGGATGGACCAAAGGGAACCCAGTCGTATGA
- a CDS encoding phage holin family protein codes for MPEAGLIDWMSNLLGGAATTLVGASIGRLMWHSGEVRKGQRRFFGPELLWEIPVAIGMAIIGEAIASYMGAGPTVTTGIVALAAYIGPRGAEVLLTKWLLRAKP; via the coding sequence ATGCCTGAGGCAGGGTTGATCGACTGGATGTCGAACCTGCTGGGCGGTGCGGCCACCACGCTGGTCGGGGCCAGTATAGGCCGCCTGATGTGGCATTCCGGCGAGGTGCGCAAAGGCCAGCGCCGTTTCTTTGGCCCGGAGCTGCTCTGGGAGATCCCGGTGGCCATCGGCATGGCCATCATTGGCGAGGCCATTGCCAGCTATATGGGCGCCGGGCCAACCGTGACCACCGGCATTGTGGCGCTGGCCGCTTATATTGGCCCGCGCGGCGCTGAGGTGCTGCTGACCAAATGGCTGCTGCGCGCCAAGCCGTAA
- a CDS encoding lysozyme — MKLISNWRATLGKSWSVWLILASLVLLGGYFLALVQPGMLGWDPLYFAIASATCQVLAIPARLVLQSGLSGLAAFRRDQSGAVRRRTVGLIAGSAIAMSSAIGFIGQWEGLRTEAYRDVVGIWTVCYGETKGVQPGDRYSKADCDAMLAREILAYEAQLDRCLTQPVPVGMKIALVSWTYNVGAGAACRSTLVRKANAGDLTGACNELPRWSRAGGRIIPGLSNRRGAERAMCHQALKEAA, encoded by the coding sequence ATGAAACTGATCTCAAACTGGCGCGCCACGCTTGGCAAGTCCTGGTCTGTCTGGCTCATCCTGGCCAGCCTGGTTCTGTTGGGCGGATACTTTCTGGCCCTGGTCCAACCCGGCATGCTGGGCTGGGATCCGCTGTATTTTGCCATAGCCTCGGCCACTTGTCAGGTGCTGGCGATCCCGGCGCGGCTGGTGCTGCAAAGTGGGCTGTCGGGCCTTGCTGCCTTCCGGCGCGATCAGTCTGGCGCGGTGCGCCGGCGCACGGTTGGGCTGATCGCGGGCAGCGCGATCGCCATGAGCTCCGCCATTGGTTTTATCGGCCAGTGGGAGGGTCTGCGGACCGAGGCCTACCGCGATGTCGTGGGTATCTGGACCGTCTGCTATGGCGAAACCAAGGGGGTGCAGCCCGGTGATCGCTACAGCAAGGCGGACTGCGATGCCATGCTGGCGCGCGAAATCCTGGCCTACGAGGCGCAGCTTGATCGCTGTCTGACCCAGCCGGTGCCGGTGGGCATGAAGATCGCCCTGGTCAGCTGGACCTATAATGTCGGGGCAGGGGCGGCTTGTCGCTCGACCCTGGTGCGCAAGGCCAATGCTGGGGATCTCACCGGCGCATGCAACGAGCTGCCGCGCTGGAGCAGGGCAGGCGGGCGGATCATACCGGGGCTGAGCAACCGGCGCGGCGCCGAGCGCGCCATGTGCCATCAGGCGCTGAAAGAGGCGGCATGA
- a CDS encoding BAR domain-containing protein, with amino-acid sequence MIPVRLWGWVLRNLPGIALVAGLAGAVWFIGDAFNDRTRLRAELATARSDLATARATLEKAAETARIHRAHLARAADEARQWSALSNDLQQMEGRDAPLSPLLAATARRLFRSGQ; translated from the coding sequence ATGATCCCGGTTAGGCTATGGGGGTGGGTGCTGCGCAATCTACCCGGCATTGCCCTGGTGGCGGGGCTGGCCGGAGCGGTCTGGTTTATCGGCGATGCCTTCAATGATCGGACCCGCCTGCGCGCCGAGCTGGCCACCGCGAGATCGGATCTCGCCACTGCCCGGGCCACCCTTGAGAAAGCCGCAGAAACCGCCCGCATTCACCGCGCCCACCTGGCCCGCGCCGCCGATGAGGCTCGCCAATGGTCTGCGCTATCCAATGACCTGCAACAGATGGAGGGCCGCGATGCGCCTTTATCGCCTTTGCTTGCCGCTACTGCTCGGCGCCTGTTCCGATCGGGCCAGTGA
- a CDS encoding response regulator transcription factor: MDKIIIADDHPLFRESMRRIVQRMIPAEIVEVSDNQNLLRECARGAEPTIMLLDLDFPGFDGARSIAQLRRTYTQTALIVVSMNDDEKTADKIMAAGANGYISKSVPADVITSSITKIITGDTVVCLEALDTMPSTTPNPLTNLSNRQLEILSRLGQGKTNKEIARELGVSPYTVRGHISGLFQTLGVTTRAAASSLAAQYGLV; the protein is encoded by the coding sequence ATGGACAAGATAATCATCGCCGACGATCATCCTTTGTTTCGTGAAAGCATGCGCCGTATTGTCCAGCGAATGATCCCGGCAGAGATCGTTGAAGTCTCGGATAATCAGAATCTGTTGCGCGAATGTGCGCGTGGGGCCGAGCCGACCATCATGTTGCTGGATCTGGATTTTCCCGGCTTTGATGGCGCACGAAGTATCGCGCAGTTGCGTAGAACTTATACGCAAACAGCGCTTATTGTTGTCTCGATGAATGATGATGAAAAAACTGCAGATAAGATTATGGCCGCCGGGGCAAATGGTTACATCTCAAAATCCGTCCCAGCAGATGTTATAACATCATCAATCACCAAGATTATAACTGGAGACACCGTGGTCTGCCTTGAGGCGCTGGACACCATGCCTTCTACGACACCAAATCCTTTGACAAATTTGTCAAACCGTCAGTTGGAAATACTCTCGCGTCTTGGGCAAGGGAAAACAAACAAGGAAATTGCGCGCGAACTCGGTGTTTCTCCGTATACTGTACGTGGACATATCTCGGGCCTTTTTCAAACACTGGGTGTTACAACCCGGGCCGCAGCTTCCTCGTTGGCGGCCCAATATGGGCTTGTTTAG
- a CDS encoding hybrid sensor histidine kinase/response regulator, which translates to MNFQTDFQLDRAKLFSRAPKRILLGHIASASILIYLASDVLAMPWLVSWGIWEIFLTPTLLYRLGKQAENIEDSQIDLGKWRRRLFALFFAVGLSWGLFVFFGLDVQDPAHFSMQMAIVAGASAAASRSLSIFEHSFYLYGIPFVGLLAARIFMLGGDFILLGMLVLIFIAMMCGLAHDTSKGLSEYLATKLENLELAVKFEAAALEAQRANASKTQFLAQANHDLRQPIHAIGLLAECLRDQKLDSQGREMLATIRISVDNLARLFKTLLNITTIDAGGLTPEITRFPLNEVLAQSVRQARPSAEQNGCTLKFIETSLWVETDMALLSSIIQNLVSNAVKYGPGAKILLGARIKGNNATIHALDQGVGVPEDQLESIFEEFVRGKSHAFEHTDGRSDGLGLGLSIVKRTADLLDLKVDFSSNFGVGTHVAIGGLVLVDPSNAPVKTVESLSSQTANDITVLVIDDNRDVRQSVATLLQKWGYQTFAQAPEEPLPTHFDLLLMDYQLGMEVDGIAQDGITMAISISDRSDKYIPTAIVTGSLNGQIQQEAKQAGFRVLQKPVTPLQLRSILLALEVSRNDQPVLA; encoded by the coding sequence ATGAATTTTCAGACTGACTTTCAGCTTGATCGAGCCAAGCTGTTTTCGCGCGCACCAAAGAGAATTTTGCTTGGCCATATCGCATCGGCCAGCATCCTCATCTATCTCGCCTCGGACGTGCTTGCCATGCCCTGGCTTGTATCCTGGGGCATATGGGAGATATTTCTCACGCCGACACTGCTTTACCGCCTTGGAAAACAAGCGGAAAATATAGAAGACTCTCAAATCGACCTTGGTAAATGGCGACGCCGTCTATTTGCTTTATTTTTTGCCGTCGGGCTGAGTTGGGGGCTGTTTGTCTTTTTTGGTCTCGATGTCCAGGACCCGGCACATTTTTCCATGCAGATGGCCATTGTCGCAGGAGCATCTGCCGCTGCTTCACGCTCATTGAGCATTTTTGAACATTCTTTCTATCTTTACGGGATCCCTTTTGTCGGCTTGTTGGCGGCGCGCATCTTCATGCTGGGCGGTGATTTTATCCTGCTCGGAATGTTGGTGCTGATCTTCATCGCTATGATGTGCGGCCTCGCACACGACACTTCAAAAGGCCTGTCTGAATACCTGGCCACCAAATTGGAGAATCTGGAGCTTGCAGTGAAGTTCGAGGCAGCAGCGCTGGAGGCGCAGCGCGCCAACGCATCGAAAACACAGTTTCTGGCACAGGCCAATCATGACCTTCGCCAACCCATCCACGCCATCGGATTATTGGCAGAATGCCTGCGCGACCAAAAGCTTGATAGTCAAGGACGCGAGATGTTGGCAACGATCCGCATCTCGGTCGATAATCTGGCGCGGCTTTTCAAAACCCTTTTGAATATAACCACGATCGATGCCGGCGGATTGACTCCTGAAATCACCCGATTTCCACTCAATGAAGTGTTGGCCCAGAGTGTGCGGCAGGCGCGCCCAAGCGCCGAACAAAATGGCTGCACATTAAAGTTTATCGAGACCTCTCTATGGGTGGAAACGGACATGGCGCTCTTATCTTCCATCATTCAAAACTTGGTTTCAAATGCTGTCAAATATGGGCCGGGCGCCAAAATCCTGCTAGGGGCACGTATCAAGGGGAACAACGCCACAATCCATGCGCTGGATCAGGGGGTGGGCGTGCCCGAAGATCAACTGGAGAGCATTTTCGAGGAGTTTGTCAGGGGTAAATCGCACGCTTTTGAACATACCGATGGCCGTTCTGACGGATTGGGGCTTGGTTTGTCGATCGTAAAACGCACCGCCGATTTACTGGATCTGAAAGTAGACTTCTCCTCAAATTTTGGTGTGGGAACGCATGTCGCGATAGGCGGCCTGGTCCTCGTTGATCCTTCCAATGCACCAGTAAAGACTGTGGAGAGCTTATCCAGCCAGACGGCGAATGACATCACTGTTCTGGTGATTGACGACAATAGGGACGTGCGCCAGAGCGTCGCGACATTGTTGCAAAAATGGGGTTATCAAACATTTGCGCAAGCTCCGGAGGAGCCGCTGCCGACTCACTTCGATTTATTACTGATGGATTATCAACTCGGAATGGAAGTTGACGGTATTGCCCAAGACGGCATTACAATGGCAATATCCATATCTGATCGCAGTGATAAGTACATTCCGACCGCAATCGTGACGGGTTCCTTGAACGGCCAGATCCAGCAGGAGGCGAAACAGGCCGGGTTCCGGGTCCTGCAAAAGCCGGTGACCCCGCTGCAACTGCGCTCAATCCTGCTGGCGCTGGAAGTCAGCCGAAATGACCAGCCCGTTCTCGCCTGA
- a CDS encoding methyl-accepting chemotaxis protein — MLFTSGRRALVTELAEKQAFMDVIDRTQAVIEFEPDGTILKANENFLSALEYNLNEIVGQHHSMFVDKDYVKTAAYRAFWEDLGSGKFFTDQFPRLTKSGSEIWIQATYAPVFDSENKVKKIIKIATDVTQRRKDTDDIASSLTEMASGNLAQRVQISKIEDLSVLGQSLNQAMEKLSMAMESVKIVSSTVSSTAQEINSSTSELSNRTETQAATLEQTAAAIEELTATVRSAAEGAQQVEEIVASARAAAQGSNQVVQDAILAMDHIQESSDKISHIISVIDDISFQTNLLALNAGVEAARAGEAGRGFAVVASEVRALAQRSTEAAGEIKGLISESSNHVSKGVELVGQAGVELSSIIENVGNISGHVTEIARGAHEQSITLEEINTGVSQLDAVTQQNAAMVEETTAASQILANDATELAQQVDKFETQPHNVVSLSTIGFENNHDQDKASVFGT, encoded by the coding sequence ATGTTATTTACTTCAGGACGTCGCGCTCTTGTGACAGAGCTGGCTGAAAAACAGGCATTCATGGATGTCATTGATCGAACACAAGCCGTTATTGAGTTCGAGCCTGATGGAACAATCTTAAAAGCCAACGAGAACTTTCTTTCGGCGCTAGAGTATAATCTCAATGAGATTGTTGGGCAGCATCATTCTATGTTTGTCGATAAGGATTACGTAAAAACAGCAGCCTATAGAGCATTCTGGGAGGACCTGGGCTCCGGCAAGTTCTTCACTGATCAGTTTCCGAGGCTAACAAAGAGTGGTTCTGAAATCTGGATCCAGGCAACGTACGCGCCGGTGTTCGATTCTGAAAATAAGGTCAAGAAAATCATAAAAATCGCAACCGACGTCACTCAACGCCGGAAGGACACAGATGATATCGCGAGCAGTTTAACAGAGATGGCTAGCGGAAACCTCGCGCAACGAGTTCAAATCTCCAAAATCGAAGATTTAAGTGTACTAGGCCAATCCCTAAACCAAGCTATGGAAAAGCTCTCGATGGCTATGGAGTCTGTCAAGATAGTGTCAAGTACGGTCTCATCAACAGCACAAGAGATCAACAGTTCGACGTCTGAATTGTCTAACCGTACAGAAACCCAAGCTGCAACACTGGAACAAACTGCAGCTGCGATTGAAGAACTTACAGCAACAGTGCGTTCTGCTGCTGAAGGGGCGCAACAAGTAGAAGAAATTGTTGCGAGCGCCAGAGCTGCGGCCCAAGGAAGCAATCAAGTTGTGCAAGACGCGATCTTGGCCATGGATCACATTCAAGAGTCTTCGGACAAAATTTCCCACATTATTTCTGTCATTGATGACATCTCGTTTCAGACCAATCTACTTGCTCTAAACGCTGGGGTCGAAGCTGCTAGGGCTGGTGAAGCTGGAAGGGGGTTTGCGGTCGTGGCCTCGGAGGTTAGAGCCCTTGCTCAGCGTTCAACAGAGGCTGCCGGAGAAATCAAGGGGCTGATTTCGGAGAGCTCAAATCATGTATCCAAGGGGGTTGAGCTGGTAGGGCAAGCTGGAGTGGAGCTTAGTTCAATTATTGAGAATGTTGGAAATATTTCCGGGCACGTCACTGAAATTGCTCGAGGGGCACATGAGCAATCGATAACGTTGGAGGAGATTAATACTGGTGTGAGCCAACTGGATGCTGTGACACAACAAAATGCTGCAATGGTGGAGGAAACTACCGCAGCTAGCCAAATTTTGGCCAATGATGCGACGGAGTTGGCGCAACAAGTTGATAAGTTCGAAACTCAGCCTCACAATGTCGTTTCGTTGTCGACTATTGGGTTTGAAAACAACCATGACCAAGATAAAGCTTCGGTGTTTGGGACCTGA
- a CDS encoding DUF6998 domain-containing protein: MSQTLSQTQIIRSLGQALEWFEKEIGWGVPPGELGHLTGRIGELYAAMVTRGQMALATNQRGYDVVSLEGEYISVKTVTSSNHVKFRTSTFEIVQRVIILRLVVEDDAVSIEEILDCPAEEIRKRGVNGDGTYTVPISGWRAEESTEQALNTGRQRLSVPELKRLKETGSASFKSHRIVQYENGSILVETDGMVQEVTRPILRDIAKQVGVDILNGSGNMKNTRSLGADIIKSLS, from the coding sequence ATGTCTCAAACGCTTTCACAAACCCAAATAATTCGTTCACTTGGACAGGCTCTTGAGTGGTTTGAAAAAGAAATCGGTTGGGGCGTCCCTCCAGGTGAGTTGGGCCACTTGACGGGCAGGATCGGAGAACTTTACGCGGCAATGGTGACGCGGGGGCAAATGGCCTTGGCCACAAACCAACGTGGCTACGATGTCGTGTCACTTGAGGGAGAATACATTTCGGTCAAAACGGTCACCAGTTCGAATCATGTAAAGTTTCGTACCAGCACTTTCGAAATTGTGCAGCGCGTGATTATCCTCCGACTGGTGGTTGAAGATGATGCAGTTTCTATTGAAGAAATACTTGACTGCCCCGCAGAGGAAATCCGCAAGAGAGGTGTAAACGGAGATGGTACATATACTGTACCTATCAGCGGCTGGCGGGCGGAAGAAAGTACAGAGCAGGCGCTTAACACAGGACGCCAACGTTTATCTGTTCCAGAGCTCAAACGACTTAAAGAGACCGGAAGTGCAAGTTTCAAATCTCACCGGATAGTTCAGTATGAGAACGGTTCTATTTTGGTGGAGACAGATGGGATGGTTCAGGAAGTGACAAGGCCAATTCTTCGGGACATTGCAAAGCAAGTTGGGGTCGATATCCTGAATGGATCTGGGAACATGAAGAATACTCGTTCACTTGGCGCGGATATAATCAAAAGTCTATCATAA
- a CDS encoding glutathione S-transferase family protein, giving the protein MIKIWGRASSSNVQALMWAIEELALPHQRQDAGFIYGGNDTPDFLAMNPNGTVPVLQDGENRPIWETGAILRYLAEKYAGDAFWPKDVEERAEVDKWAEWAKINVALKFTAPVFWRVVRTAPSRQDPEGIEQAISVLNGFLAVAETQLGKQSFLVSSNLSLADIQFGHLLYRYFDIEIERTSFPNIESYYRRLSERDGFKKHVAISYDELRVVD; this is encoded by the coding sequence GTGATTAAGATTTGGGGACGTGCATCTTCATCAAATGTTCAAGCATTGATGTGGGCGATAGAAGAACTGGCTCTGCCTCACCAAAGGCAAGACGCTGGTTTCATCTATGGGGGCAACGATACGCCAGACTTTTTGGCGATGAACCCAAATGGCACTGTTCCGGTTCTGCAAGACGGCGAAAACAGACCGATTTGGGAAACGGGCGCGATTCTTCGCTATTTGGCCGAAAAGTATGCTGGTGATGCCTTCTGGCCCAAGGACGTGGAAGAACGGGCAGAAGTGGATAAATGGGCCGAATGGGCCAAAATCAACGTCGCACTCAAATTCACGGCCCCAGTTTTTTGGCGCGTTGTCCGCACCGCACCATCAAGGCAAGACCCCGAAGGCATCGAGCAGGCAATCTCCGTATTAAATGGCTTTCTAGCTGTTGCTGAGACGCAGCTCGGGAAGCAGTCGTTTCTAGTCTCGTCAAATTTATCGCTCGCGGATATTCAGTTTGGACATTTGCTCTATAGATATTTTGACATCGAGATCGAAAGAACGAGCTTCCCAAATATCGAGAGCTATTATCGTCGCCTAAGTGAACGTGATGGGTTCAAAAAGCACGTTGCCATCTCTTATGACGAGCTACGTGTCGTGGACTAG